One stretch of Vulpes lagopus strain Blue_001 chromosome X, ASM1834538v1, whole genome shotgun sequence DNA includes these proteins:
- the TNMD gene encoding tenomodulin isoform X2 codes for MAKNPPENCEDCHILNAEAFKSKKICKSLKICGLVFGILALTLIVLFWGGKHFWPETPKKTYDMEHTFYSNGEKKKIYMEIDPVTRTEIFRSGNGTDETLEVHDFKNGYTGIYFVGLQKCFIKTQIKVIPEFSEPEEEIDESVIWVPAEKPIENRDFLKNSKILEICDNVTMYWINPTLIAVSELQDFEEDGEDLHFPTNEKKGIEQNEQWVVPQVKMEKTRHTRQASEEELPINDYTENGLEFDPMLDERGYCCIYCRRGNRYCRRVCEPLLGYYPYPYCYQGGRVICRVIMPCNWWVARMLGRV; via the exons ATGGCAAAGAATCCTCCAGAGAACTGTGAGGACTGTCACATTCTAAAT GCAGAAGCTTTTAAATCCAAAAAGATATGTAAATCACTTAAGATTTGTGGACTGGTGTTTGGTATCCTGGCTCTAACTCTAATTGTCCTGTTTTGGGGGGGCAAGCACTTCTGGCCGGAGACACCCAAAAAA ACATATGACATGGAGCACACTTTCTACAGCaatggagagaagaagaagatTTACATGGAAATTGATCCTGTGACCAGAACTGAAATATTCAGAAGTGGAAATGGCACTGATGAAACATTGGAAGTAcatgactttaaaaat GGTTACACTGGCATCTACTTTGTAGGTCTTCAAAAATGCTTCATCAAAACTCAGATTAAAGTGATTCCTGAATTTTCTGAACCAGAGGAGGAAATAGATGAG TCTGTGATTTGGGTCCCAGCAGAAAAGCCCATTGAAAATCGAGACTTTCtgaaaaattccaaaattctGGAAATTTGTGATAATGTGACCATGTATTGGATCAATCCCACTCTAATAGCAG TTTCAGAGTTACAAGACTTTGAGGAAGATGGTGAAGATCTTCACTTTCCTACCAATGAAAAAAAAGGTATTGAACAAAACGAGCAGTGGGTGGTCCCCCAAGTGAAGATGGAAAAGACCCGCCACACCAGACAAGCAAGTGAGGAAGAACTTCCAATAAATGACTAT ACTGAAAATGGACTAGAATTTGATCCCATGCTGGATGAGAGAGGTTATTGTTGTATTTACTGCCGTCGAGGCAACCGCTACTGCCGCCGCGTCTGTGAACCTTTACTAGGTTACTACCCGTATCCATACTGCTATCAAGGAGGGCGGGTTATCTGTCGTGTCATCATGCCTTGCAACTGGTGGGTAGCCCGCATGCTGGGGAGGGTCTAA
- the TNMD gene encoding tenomodulin isoform X1 has product MAKNPPENCEDCHILNAEAFKSKKICKSLKICGLVFGILALTLIVLFWGGKHFWPETPKKTYDMEHTFYSNGEKKKIYMEIDPVTRTEIFRSGNGTDETLEVHDFKNGYTGIYFVGLQKCFIKTQIKVIPEFSEPEEEIDENEEITTTFFEQSVIWVPAEKPIENRDFLKNSKILEICDNVTMYWINPTLIAVSELQDFEEDGEDLHFPTNEKKGIEQNEQWVVPQVKMEKTRHTRQASEEELPINDYTENGLEFDPMLDERGYCCIYCRRGNRYCRRVCEPLLGYYPYPYCYQGGRVICRVIMPCNWWVARMLGRV; this is encoded by the exons ATGGCAAAGAATCCTCCAGAGAACTGTGAGGACTGTCACATTCTAAAT GCAGAAGCTTTTAAATCCAAAAAGATATGTAAATCACTTAAGATTTGTGGACTGGTGTTTGGTATCCTGGCTCTAACTCTAATTGTCCTGTTTTGGGGGGGCAAGCACTTCTGGCCGGAGACACCCAAAAAA ACATATGACATGGAGCACACTTTCTACAGCaatggagagaagaagaagatTTACATGGAAATTGATCCTGTGACCAGAACTGAAATATTCAGAAGTGGAAATGGCACTGATGAAACATTGGAAGTAcatgactttaaaaat GGTTACACTGGCATCTACTTTGTAGGTCTTCAAAAATGCTTCATCAAAACTCAGATTAAAGTGATTCCTGAATTTTCTGAACCAGAGGAGGAAATAGATGAG AATGAAGAAATCACCACAACTTTTTTTGAACAGTCTGTGATTTGGGTCCCAGCAGAAAAGCCCATTGAAAATCGAGACTTTCtgaaaaattccaaaattctGGAAATTTGTGATAATGTGACCATGTATTGGATCAATCCCACTCTAATAGCAG TTTCAGAGTTACAAGACTTTGAGGAAGATGGTGAAGATCTTCACTTTCCTACCAATGAAAAAAAAGGTATTGAACAAAACGAGCAGTGGGTGGTCCCCCAAGTGAAGATGGAAAAGACCCGCCACACCAGACAAGCAAGTGAGGAAGAACTTCCAATAAATGACTAT ACTGAAAATGGACTAGAATTTGATCCCATGCTGGATGAGAGAGGTTATTGTTGTATTTACTGCCGTCGAGGCAACCGCTACTGCCGCCGCGTCTGTGAACCTTTACTAGGTTACTACCCGTATCCATACTGCTATCAAGGAGGGCGGGTTATCTGTCGTGTCATCATGCCTTGCAACTGGTGGGTAGCCCGCATGCTGGGGAGGGTCTAA